In Flavobacterium sp. WV_118_3, one DNA window encodes the following:
- a CDS encoding alpha/beta fold hydrolase, producing the protein MSNIHKIDLFDFRLENAVVKRWIPLYYQYFGQPVGTAPVVLVNHALTGNSQVTGENGWWKSLIGPGAVIDTDYYTVIAFNIPGNGYDGNPDNLILTYTDFTTKDIARIFWEGLEYLGIQKLFAVIGGSLGGGIAWEMAFLRPLQIINLIPIAADWKATDWLIANVLVQDKILNNSENPIHDARLHAMLLYRTPLSLNKKFNREQNDPNKEYKVEGWLLHHGEKLKNRFQLASYKLMNHLLKTIGEASHCGSFLQFGKETTAHIHLVAVDSDYFFTADQNRETYEILKRVTTNVCYHEIQSIHGHDAFLIEFEQLNTILGNIFITTKQKIQ; encoded by the coding sequence ATGAGTAATATACATAAAATAGATCTGTTTGATTTTAGACTGGAGAATGCCGTGGTGAAAAGATGGATTCCATTGTATTATCAGTATTTCGGACAACCCGTCGGAACGGCTCCGGTGGTATTGGTAAACCATGCGTTAACCGGAAATTCACAGGTAACCGGTGAAAACGGATGGTGGAAAAGTCTGATCGGTCCCGGGGCGGTTATCGATACCGATTATTATACCGTAATCGCTTTTAATATACCGGGCAATGGCTATGACGGAAATCCGGATAACCTGATTCTTACTTATACAGACTTTACAACTAAAGATATTGCCCGAATTTTTTGGGAAGGATTGGAATACCTCGGAATTCAAAAATTGTTCGCGGTAATCGGCGGTAGCCTTGGCGGTGGAATTGCCTGGGAAATGGCATTTTTAAGACCTTTGCAGATTATAAACCTGATACCCATTGCAGCCGACTGGAAAGCGACCGACTGGCTGATTGCTAATGTGTTGGTTCAGGATAAAATTCTGAACAATTCCGAAAATCCAATTCATGATGCCCGATTGCATGCCATGTTATTGTATCGTACACCTTTGTCGCTAAACAAAAAATTTAACCGGGAACAGAATGATCCCAATAAAGAATATAAGGTAGAAGGCTGGTTATTACATCATGGTGAAAAGCTTAAAAACAGGTTTCAGCTGGCATCCTATAAACTGATGAATCATTTACTCAAAACAATAGGTGAAGCAAGCCATTGTGGTAGTTTTTTGCAATTCGGAAAAGAAACGACAGCGCATATTCACCTGGTAGCCGTAGATAGCGATTATTTTTTTACTGCCGATCAAAACCGGGAAACCTACGAAATTCTGAAAAGAGTTACTACAAACGTTTGCTATCACGAAATACAATCCATTCACGGGCACGATGCCTTTCTGATTGAATTCGAACAGTTAAATACCATACTGGGAAACATATTTATAACTACAAAACAAAAAATACAATGA
- a CDS encoding O-acetylhomoserine aminocarboxypropyltransferase/cysteine synthase family protein: MSTQKFSTNALHAGHNVSNNAGTRAVPIYQTTSYVFNNAEHAANLFGLTEAGYIYTRLNNPTNDILEQRLAALEGGIGAVVTASGTAAIATTLLVLLRSGDHIVASNSLYGGTYNLLNVTLPRLGITTTFVDPSDPENFTKAAQENTRAFFAESLGNPKLDVLDLKAISKQAQQFKVPFIVDNTVATPYLLNPIEHGANIVIHSLTKYISGNGTSLGGAIIDAGNFDWSNGKFPEFTEPSTGYHGLVYHEALGNAAFIAKTRIEGLRDFGAALSPFNAFQIIQGLETLNIRVKKHSENALELAQWLEQQEEVAWVNYPGLPSSRYHELAKQYLPNGQNGVVTFGLKGGFDAARLVADETKLFSLLANIGDSKSLIIHPTSTTHQQLTDEQQVATGVTKDLVRLSVGLEDLEDLKADLIQAFEKVKLKREVTS, encoded by the coding sequence ATGAGCACTCAGAAATTTTCAACAAACGCATTGCACGCTGGACATAACGTATCAAATAACGCCGGAACACGTGCGGTACCGATTTATCAAACAACATCCTATGTTTTTAATAATGCCGAACACGCTGCTAATCTGTTCGGATTAACCGAAGCAGGATATATCTATACCCGATTAAATAATCCAACCAACGACATATTGGAACAACGTCTGGCTGCTCTGGAAGGTGGTATCGGAGCTGTAGTTACGGCTTCGGGAACCGCAGCCATCGCCACAACGCTTTTGGTGTTGTTGCGCTCCGGCGATCATATCGTTGCTTCCAACAGCTTGTATGGCGGAACCTATAATTTATTGAATGTAACCTTACCGCGATTGGGAATTACAACCACGTTTGTAGATCCTTCCGATCCGGAGAATTTTACAAAAGCAGCTCAGGAAAATACACGGGCATTTTTTGCAGAAAGCCTTGGAAATCCAAAGCTGGATGTGCTGGATCTCAAGGCGATTTCCAAGCAGGCACAGCAATTTAAGGTGCCGTTTATTGTGGACAATACCGTGGCAACTCCCTATTTGTTAAACCCGATTGAACACGGAGCGAATATTGTAATTCACTCGCTAACAAAATATATCTCCGGTAACGGAACTTCGTTAGGAGGTGCCATTATCGATGCCGGAAATTTTGACTGGAGTAACGGGAAGTTCCCGGAATTTACAGAACCGTCAACCGGATACCACGGACTCGTATACCACGAAGCTTTAGGGAATGCCGCCTTTATCGCGAAAACACGAATTGAAGGACTGCGGGATTTTGGAGCTGCTTTAAGTCCGTTTAATGCTTTTCAGATTATTCAGGGATTAGAAACACTGAATATCCGGGTGAAAAAACACAGTGAAAATGCATTGGAACTGGCACAATGGCTGGAACAACAGGAAGAAGTGGCCTGGGTGAATTATCCGGGATTACCATCCAGTCGCTATCATGAGTTGGCTAAACAATACCTGCCAAATGGACAAAACGGAGTGGTAACCTTTGGCTTAAAAGGTGGTTTTGATGCCGCACGATTGGTGGCCGATGAAACAAAATTGTTTTCACTACTCGCCAATATCGGAGATTCCAAATCACTGATTATCCACCCAACGAGTACCACACACCAACAGCTAACCGACGAACAGCAGGTGGCTACAGGTGTAACTAAAGATTTAGTCCGCTTGTCGGTAGGTCTTGAAGATTTGGAAGATCTGAAAGCCGATCTGATACAAGCATTCGAAAAAGTTAAATTAAAAAGAGAAGTAACGTCATGA
- a CDS encoding aminotransferase class I/II-fold pyridoxal phosphate-dependent enzyme produces the protein MNNSTLGFETQAIRTQTERSQYLEHSVPLYLTSSFIFEDAEDMRASFAEEKNRNIYSRFSNPNTSEFVEKICQMEGAESGYAFATGMAAVYSTFAALLNAGDHIVSASSVFGSTHTLFTKYFPKWNITTSYFSITEPETIESYIQPNTRILFAESPTNPAVDILDLEYLGKIAKKYNLILIVDNCFATPYLQNPIAFGADLVIHSATKLIDGQGRVLGGVTVGKEELIREIYLFSRNTGPALSPFNAWVLSKSLETLAVRVEKHCENAEKIALFLERHPNVQTVKYPFLKSHPQYKIAKKQMRLGGNIVAFEIKGGIAAGRQFLDKIQLCSLSANLGDTRTIVTHPASTTHSKLTEQERLAVSITDGLVRISAGLESVNDIIADLEQALA, from the coding sequence ATGAACAATTCAACATTGGGATTCGAAACGCAGGCCATTCGAACCCAAACAGAACGCAGCCAATATTTGGAACATTCAGTACCCTTGTACCTGACGTCCAGTTTTATTTTTGAAGATGCCGAAGATATGCGGGCTTCTTTTGCCGAAGAAAAAAATCGGAATATTTACAGTCGGTTTTCCAATCCAAATACCAGTGAATTCGTGGAAAAAATCTGTCAAATGGAAGGCGCCGAGTCGGGTTATGCCTTTGCTACGGGAATGGCCGCAGTGTATTCGACCTTTGCTGCGCTGTTAAATGCCGGTGATCATATCGTGTCGGCCAGTAGTGTATTCGGATCGACCCATACACTTTTTACAAAGTATTTTCCAAAATGGAATATCACAACCAGCTATTTTTCAATTACCGAACCGGAAACGATCGAAAGTTATATCCAACCCAATACCCGTATTCTGTTTGCTGAATCGCCAACCAATCCCGCCGTGGACATTCTCGATCTGGAATATCTGGGAAAAATTGCTAAAAAATACAACCTGATTCTGATTGTCGATAATTGTTTTGCAACACCGTATCTTCAGAATCCTATTGCCTTTGGAGCCGATTTGGTGATTCATTCGGCAACCAAATTAATCGACGGTCAAGGTCGGGTTTTGGGAGGCGTAACGGTTGGAAAGGAAGAATTGATCCGGGAGATTTATCTGTTTTCGCGAAATACCGGGCCGGCATTATCTCCGTTTAACGCCTGGGTTTTATCAAAAAGTTTGGAAACATTAGCCGTTCGGGTCGAAAAACATTGCGAAAATGCCGAGAAGATCGCGCTCTTTTTAGAGCGTCATCCCAACGTACAAACGGTAAAATATCCTTTTTTAAAATCGCATCCGCAATATAAGATTGCCAAAAAACAAATGCGATTGGGTGGAAATATAGTCGCCTTCGAAATCAAAGGTGGCATCGCAGCCGGGCGACAGTTTCTGGACAAAATCCAACTGTGTTCGTTGTCGGCAAATTTAGGCGATACCCGTACGATCGTGACACATCCGGCGTCTACCACACATAGTAAACTCACGGAACAGGAACGCCTGGCGGTTAGTATTACCGATGGATTAGTACGGATTTCGGCCGGTTTGGAAAGTGTAAACGACATCATTGCCGATCTCGAACAAGCACTCGCGTAG
- a CDS encoding OsmC family protein yields MSTKIVNVLGYVENNEQFVVKTENFKVRISNNVVLGDQNGPSPIAFLLAGLAGSINAVGHIVARELKLELKALQIEISGELETSKIAGLETNNRPGLKRIEVVVKPTTDASLVVLKQWIDTVKERCPLRDNLLNTSSVLLTLVKEYTTSEVI; encoded by the coding sequence ATGAGTACCAAAATAGTAAACGTATTAGGATATGTTGAAAACAACGAACAATTTGTTGTTAAAACAGAGAATTTCAAAGTAAGAATAAGTAATAATGTGGTTCTGGGCGATCAGAACGGTCCCAGCCCGATAGCGTTTTTACTCGCAGGTCTGGCCGGAAGTATCAACGCCGTAGGGCACATCGTTGCCAGAGAGCTTAAACTGGAGCTGAAAGCACTTCAGATCGAAATTTCCGGAGAACTGGAAACCAGTAAAATCGCAGGTTTGGAGACCAACAACAGACCCGGTTTAAAACGCATTGAAGTGGTTGTGAAACCAACTACCGATGCCTCGCTGGTTGTCCTAAAACAATGGATCGATACCGTAAAAGAAAGATGCCCGCTTCGCGATAATCTGCTCAATACGTCTTCGGTATTACTTACACTGGTAAAAGAATATACCACATCGGAAGTGATCTAA
- the thrA gene encoding bifunctional aspartate kinase/homoserine dehydrogenase I has translation MKILKFGGKSLAYNGGFDKVLRIIQDKVENQEKIAVVVSAIGNATNELEQILEAASKNKSYIEQLETFKKEQQGNSAVDLSSEFSLLDKLFEGVALLGDYSPKIKDNVLAQGEVIAAKVVTEALQQKGLNANFSDTRLLIKTDTKFGNAQPLEQTSRKNILNHFKQHNGTTINVITGFIGSNVNDETTTLGRNGSNYTASLIANYLEAEELQNYTHVDGIYTANPDLVKDAKKIERLSFNEANELANFGATILHAKTIVPLIEKNIPLRVLNTFNHLNKGTLITAISDNEGIKTLSVLDNVALINLEGRGLLGKTGIDARIFRVMADNEISVSIISQGSSERGIGIIVAADKVTKAIVGLEREFENDFYNKDVSKITANDNVAVISIIGQDLSTFHKPYTALIRNKIVPVLFNNTVTGKNVSLVVQKAQTHKALNVIHGEIFGVAKKINIAVFGHGLVGGTLIDQVLASAANIEKVKGIKLNIFAIGNSRKALLNKDGITTNWREEIQQSGRLYSVDDVIDYAEENHLENLIAIDNTASADFIENYIPLAEKSFDLISSNKIANTVGYAFYQKLRKTLADNQKNYLYETNVGAGLPLIDTIKLLHLSGENITKIKGVFSGTLSYLFNHFSVENRPFSVVLQEAVDKGFTEPDPREDLSGNDVARKLLILARELDLQNEFEEIKIENLIPEKLQQGSASEFLNRISELDTLYQSVKEKQQPGYVLRYIGELSGDLQQDKGNLDVKLVSVPGNSALGQLKGSDSIFEIYTDSYGDQPIIIQGAGAGASVTARGVFGDILRLSEKK, from the coding sequence ATGAAAATATTAAAGTTTGGAGGAAAATCCCTGGCCTATAACGGCGGATTCGATAAGGTACTCCGTATTATTCAGGACAAAGTTGAAAATCAGGAGAAGATTGCAGTAGTGGTTTCGGCTATCGGAAATGCCACAAATGAACTGGAACAAATACTGGAAGCCGCTTCAAAAAACAAATCCTATATTGAACAATTGGAAACCTTTAAAAAGGAGCAACAGGGAAATTCGGCAGTCGATCTTTCCAGTGAGTTTTCCCTACTCGATAAATTGTTCGAAGGTGTAGCACTTTTAGGAGATTACAGCCCTAAAATTAAAGATAACGTACTGGCTCAGGGCGAAGTTATTGCCGCAAAGGTCGTTACAGAAGCATTACAACAAAAAGGACTCAACGCTAATTTTTCCGATACGCGATTACTGATCAAGACCGATACCAAATTCGGAAATGCACAACCGCTGGAACAAACTTCACGAAAGAACATCCTCAATCACTTCAAACAACATAACGGCACCACCATCAATGTCATCACCGGGTTTATCGGATCAAATGTCAATGACGAAACCACTACACTGGGCCGTAACGGAAGTAATTATACCGCCTCTTTAATTGCAAATTATCTCGAAGCTGAAGAACTACAAAATTATACCCATGTGGATGGCATCTATACTGCCAATCCCGATCTGGTAAAAGACGCTAAAAAAATAGAGCGGTTGTCGTTTAACGAAGCCAACGAACTGGCCAACTTCGGAGCGACAATACTACACGCGAAAACCATCGTACCGCTTATCGAAAAAAATATCCCGCTTCGGGTACTGAATACTTTTAATCATCTTAATAAAGGAACACTGATCACGGCCATATCGGATAACGAAGGAATTAAAACACTTTCGGTACTGGATAATGTTGCATTGATCAACCTGGAAGGGAGAGGTCTTTTGGGTAAAACCGGAATCGATGCCCGTATTTTCCGCGTGATGGCCGATAATGAGATCAGTGTGAGTATTATTTCACAGGGATCATCCGAAAGGGGAATCGGAATTATAGTGGCTGCCGATAAAGTGACCAAAGCAATCGTAGGACTCGAACGTGAGTTTGAAAATGATTTTTATAATAAGGATGTAAGTAAAATCACGGCCAACGATAATGTAGCAGTGATTTCTATTATTGGTCAGGATTTGAGTACGTTTCACAAACCCTATACGGCTTTAATCCGAAATAAAATTGTACCGGTATTGTTTAATAATACCGTAACCGGTAAAAATGTGAGTTTGGTTGTCCAAAAGGCGCAAACCCATAAGGCGCTGAATGTGATTCACGGAGAAATATTCGGGGTGGCCAAAAAAATCAATATTGCAGTGTTCGGACATGGATTGGTTGGCGGAACACTGATTGATCAGGTTTTGGCTTCCGCAGCGAATATTGAAAAAGTAAAAGGAATCAAACTCAACATTTTTGCCATTGGAAATTCCAGAAAAGCACTGTTGAATAAAGACGGAATTACAACCAACTGGCGGGAAGAAATTCAGCAAAGTGGGAGATTATACAGTGTAGATGACGTGATCGATTATGCGGAAGAAAATCATCTGGAAAACCTGATTGCGATTGATAATACGGCCAGTGCCGATTTTATCGAAAATTATATTCCGCTGGCTGAAAAAAGTTTCGATCTGATTTCGTCGAATAAAATAGCCAATACCGTTGGGTATGCGTTCTATCAAAAACTCCGTAAAACACTGGCCGATAATCAGAAAAATTATTTATACGAAACCAATGTAGGCGCGGGCTTACCACTTATCGACACCATTAAATTACTACATCTTTCCGGGGAGAATATCACCAAGATAAAAGGCGTTTTTTCCGGTACGTTAAGTTATTTGTTTAATCATTTCTCGGTCGAAAACAGACCTTTTAGTGTGGTGTTGCAGGAAGCGGTCGACAAAGGTTTTACCGAACCCGATCCACGTGAAGATCTTAGTGGAAACGATGTGGCGCGTAAATTACTGATTCTGGCTCGGGAACTTGATCTGCAAAATGAATTTGAAGAAATTAAAATAGAAAACCTGATCCCTGAAAAATTGCAACAAGGTAGTGCTTCGGAGTTTTTAAACCGGATTTCCGAACTCGACACGCTTTATCAGTCGGTAAAAGAAAAACAGCAACCGGGTTATGTATTGCGCTACATCGGCGAATTGTCGGGCGACTTACAACAGGATAAAGGGAATCTCGATGTCAAACTGGTTTCCGTTCCGGGGAATTCTGCTTTGGGACAATTAAAAGGTTCCGATTCAATTTTTGAAATCTATACCGATTCTTACGGGGATCAACCCATTATCATTCAGGGCGCCGGTGCCGGTGCTTCGGTAACCGCAAGAGGTGTCTTTGGAGATATTCTGCGATTGTCGGAAAAGAAATAA
- a CDS encoding choice-of-anchor J domain-containing protein encodes MKKKLLSLLFCLPLMGQAQNLYNYGFNGTTADLTTAGWVRTNQSTSASTTLWTVASYTPVVVSATVNPTPFQTQAYTTGQTCPIPNGQDGTPNTFALVNFTSTSSTATSGATISNWLISPVVTVQNGDVISFYTRLGKYSATNAASYADNLQVRMSTNGAATVNPSTGPTAVGDFTNLLVEINPTQNLSAFPTNWTQYSYTVTGLTGPTEVKIGFRYFVTNGGPNGSNSDIIGIDTFSVDRPLGTQDFFAKNFVVFPNPAKDVLNIAAKNGMDIKGIQITDLNGRIVKSAAVQTQPEAQININDLSAGAYFVSVQTNEGTATSKFFKN; translated from the coding sequence ATGAAGAAAAAATTACTTTCTTTATTATTTTGTCTTCCTCTTATGGGACAGGCTCAAAATCTTTACAATTATGGTTTTAACGGTACAACTGCCGACTTAACTACAGCAGGTTGGGTAAGAACCAATCAAAGTACTTCTGCCTCTACAACATTATGGACAGTAGCGAGCTATACTCCGGTGGTAGTAAGTGCAACCGTTAACCCAACTCCATTCCAAACGCAAGCCTATACAACTGGACAAACGTGTCCAATTCCTAACGGACAGGACGGAACGCCTAATACATTTGCTTTGGTAAACTTTACCAGTACATCAAGTACTGCGACGTCTGGTGCAACCATTAGTAACTGGTTAATTTCACCGGTTGTAACGGTACAAAACGGTGACGTTATTTCATTCTATACCCGTTTAGGGAAATATTCGGCTACCAATGCTGCTTCCTATGCGGATAATTTACAAGTGCGTATGAGTACAAATGGTGCGGCGACTGTAAACCCATCTACAGGACCAACTGCTGTAGGTGATTTTACAAACTTATTAGTAGAGATTAACCCAACGCAAAACTTATCGGCTTTCCCAACAAACTGGACACAGTATTCGTATACAGTAACCGGATTAACCGGGCCAACTGAAGTAAAAATCGGTTTCAGATATTTTGTAACAAATGGGGGACCTAACGGATCAAACTCGGATATCATCGGAATCGATACATTCTCTGTTGACAGACCTTTAGGAACTCAGGATTTCTTCGCCAAAAACTTTGTAGTTTTCCCTAACCCTGCGAAAGATGTGTTAAACATCGCAGCGAAAAACGGAATGGATATTAAAGGTATCCAAATTACAGATTTAAACGGAAGAATCGTAAAATCGGCTGCGGTTCAAACACAACCAGAAGCACAAATTAACATCAATGATTTATCAGCAGGAGCGTATTTCGTATCTGTACAGACTAACGAAGGTACTGCTACTTCTAAGTTTTTCAAAAACTAA
- a CDS encoding choice-of-anchor J domain-containing protein, with protein sequence MRIQLLFMALLSMTVANAQMQKGTTTLFEDSFESYTDFSITDIGGWITLDLDKSPTMGDPEFYWQNRYKPHAFIVFNPANTISATKLPGIYSAKEGTKYIGSWGAIIPKEGGRKRNDDWLISPQIQLGASANEVSFWVKSLKKRFKGEDGNVPENYTIGIYTGSETPTSSDDFTLIATVNDDTLPLSTASDWEQKTFNLDTYANQTVRIGIHNVSQNKYLFMIDDFKVTTATLGTQDFFADNFAVFPNPAEKLLNIRSEKNTEVKSVQIADCSGRIVKIVSEKMTSNAQIAIEDLTTGMYLVSILTENGMSTTRFLKK encoded by the coding sequence ATGAGAATACAATTACTTTTTATGGCGTTGCTATCAATGACCGTAGCAAATGCGCAAATGCAAAAAGGAACTACGACACTTTTTGAAGATAGTTTCGAATCCTATACTGATTTTAGCATTACCGATATCGGGGGCTGGATAACCCTCGACCTGGATAAGTCGCCTACTATGGGTGATCCTGAATTTTATTGGCAAAATAGATATAAACCGCACGCGTTTATTGTTTTTAATCCTGCCAATACAATTAGCGCTACCAAACTGCCCGGTATTTATTCTGCAAAGGAAGGAACTAAATATATTGGATCCTGGGGCGCAATCATACCGAAAGAAGGCGGAAGAAAACGTAATGATGATTGGTTGATCAGTCCACAAATACAGTTGGGCGCTTCAGCAAATGAAGTGAGTTTTTGGGTGAAATCTTTAAAAAAACGATTTAAAGGTGAAGATGGAAATGTACCGGAAAACTATACCATAGGAATCTATACGGGTTCTGAAACGCCTACTAGTTCGGATGATTTTACGTTAATTGCTACCGTTAACGATGATACTTTACCATTGAGTACCGCCTCAGATTGGGAGCAGAAAACATTTAATCTGGATACCTATGCCAATCAGACAGTACGAATCGGGATTCATAATGTTTCGCAAAATAAGTACCTTTTTATGATAGACGATTTTAAAGTGACCACTGCTACTTTGGGTACACAGGATTTCTTTGCCGATAATTTTGCGGTATTTCCAAATCCGGCTGAAAAATTATTGAATATTAGATCCGAAAAGAACACGGAAGTAAAGTCGGTTCAAATTGCTGATTGCAGTGGAAGAATCGTTAAAATTGTATCAGAAAAAATGACTTCCAACGCTCAGATTGCCATTGAAGATTTAACCACAGGGATGTATTTGGTTTCGATATTAACTGAAAATGGGATGTCGACAACTCGGTTTTTAAAAAAATAA
- the metK gene encoding methionine adenosyltransferase, with amino-acid sequence MAYLFTSESVSEGHPDKIADQISDALIDNFLAFDPESKVACETLVTTGQVILAGEVKSKIYLDVQQIAREVIKKIGYTKSEYMFEANSCGVLSAIHEQSQDINQGVDRSNKEDQGAGDQGMMFGYATNETEDFMPLALNLSHKLLQELSELRRENNEITYLRPDAKSQVTLEYDNNNKPVRIDAIVISTQHDDFAEEATMLAKIKKDIIEILIPRIIAKNPQYAHLFNDKIQYHINPTGKFVIGGPHGDTGLTGRKIIVDTYGGKGAHGGGAFSGKDPSKVDRSAAYATRHIAKNLVAAGIADEILVQVSYAIGVAKPMGIYINTYGTSKVNLTDGEIAKKVESIFDMRPYFIEQRLKLRNPIYSETAAYGHMGRTPETVTKTFVAPGGKEKTVTVELFTWEKLDYVDAVKEAFGL; translated from the coding sequence ATGGCTTATTTATTTACGTCAGAATCAGTAAGTGAGGGACATCCGGATAAGATTGCCGATCAGATTTCTGATGCATTAATTGATAATTTTTTAGCTTTCGACCCGGAATCGAAAGTAGCATGTGAAACTTTAGTTACTACCGGACAGGTTATTCTTGCCGGAGAGGTAAAATCGAAAATTTACCTGGACGTACAACAAATTGCACGTGAAGTAATCAAAAAAATCGGTTATACCAAAAGTGAATATATGTTTGAAGCCAACTCTTGTGGGGTACTTTCGGCTATTCACGAACAATCACAAGACATTAATCAGGGTGTAGACCGTTCCAATAAAGAAGATCAGGGTGCTGGTGACCAGGGAATGATGTTTGGTTATGCGACCAACGAAACCGAAGATTTTATGCCGTTGGCGTTGAATCTTTCTCACAAATTATTACAGGAGCTTTCCGAATTGCGAAGAGAGAACAACGAAATCACCTATTTACGTCCGGACGCGAAATCGCAGGTAACACTGGAATACGATAACAATAACAAACCGGTACGTATCGATGCAATTGTAATCTCGACACAACACGATGATTTCGCCGAAGAAGCTACCATGTTGGCTAAAATCAAAAAAGATATTATTGAGATTTTAATTCCGCGTATCATTGCTAAAAACCCGCAATATGCTCACTTGTTTAACGATAAAATCCAGTACCACATTAACCCTACCGGTAAATTTGTTATCGGTGGACCACATGGTGATACCGGATTAACTGGCCGAAAAATCATTGTAGATACTTACGGTGGAAAAGGGGCGCACGGTGGTGGTGCTTTCTCCGGAAAAGATCCAAGTAAAGTAGACCGAAGTGCGGCGTATGCAACGCGTCATATCGCTAAAAACCTTGTCGCTGCCGGTATTGCTGATGAGATCTTGGTTCAGGTATCGTATGCTATCGGTGTTGCAAAACCAATGGGTATTTATATCAATACCTACGGAACCTCGAAAGTAAATCTTACCGATGGTGAAATCGCGAAAAAAGTAGAAAGCATTTTCGATATGCGTCCGTACTTTATCGAACAACGTTTAAAACTAAGAAACCCAATTTACAGCGAAACGGCTGCATACGGTCATATGGGAAGAACTCCGGAAACCGTAACCAAAACGTTTGTCGCTCCGGGCGGAAAAGAAAAAACGGTAACGGTAGAGTTGTTTACATGGGAAAAATTAGACTATGTAGATGCGGTTAAAGAAGCATTCGGTTTATAA
- a CDS encoding homocysteine S-methyltransferase family protein, with protein sequence MSKINEALQNRILILDGAMGTMLQRYNFSEEDFRGDRFKDFPHPLKGNNDLLSITQPQAIREIHAQYFDAGADIVETNTFSGTTIGMADYHLEDLVYELNYESAKIAREVADTFTAQNPDKPRFVAGSIGPTNRTASMSPDVNDPGFRAVTFDDLRIAYKQQVEALIDGGSDILLVETIFDTLNAKAALFAIDEVKEERNLDIPVMVSGTITDASGRTLSGQTVEAFLISISHIPLLSVGFNCALGADQLKPYLKRLAHNTSFNISAHPNAGLPNAFGQYDQTPEEMQVLIKEYLDDNLINIIGGCCGTTPEHIRLIAEVAKEYQPRILE encoded by the coding sequence ATGTCAAAGATTAATGAAGCGCTGCAAAACAGAATCCTGATTCTCGACGGAGCCATGGGAACTATGTTACAGCGATACAACTTTTCGGAAGAAGATTTCAGGGGAGACCGATTTAAAGATTTTCCGCATCCGCTAAAAGGGAACAACGATCTCCTTTCCATTACACAACCACAGGCGATTCGCGAAATCCACGCGCAGTATTTTGACGCGGGTGCCGATATCGTCGAAACCAATACGTTTTCGGGAACTACTATCGGTATGGCCGATTATCATCTGGAAGATCTGGTGTACGAACTCAATTACGAATCGGCTAAAATTGCCCGTGAAGTAGCCGATACATTCACGGCGCAAAATCCAGATAAACCACGTTTTGTAGCCGGTTCTATAGGACCAACCAATCGTACGGCCAGTATGTCGCCCGATGTGAACGATCCCGGGTTCCGGGCGGTTACTTTCGACGATCTGCGGATTGCCTATAAACAACAGGTGGAAGCACTTATTGATGGCGGAAGTGATATATTACTGGTGGAAACCATTTTCGATACATTGAATGCCAAAGCCGCCTTGTTTGCCATCGATGAGGTAAAAGAAGAACGCAATCTCGATATCCCGGTAATGGTAAGTGGTACCATTACGGATGCTTCCGGTAGAACCTTGTCCGGACAAACGGTTGAGGCTTTCCTGATTTCGATTTCGCATATTCCGTTACTAAGTGTCGGATTTAATTGTGCTTTGGGAGCTGATCAGCTAAAACCGTATTTAAAACGACTGGCGCACAATACTTCTTTTAATATATCGGCGCATCCGAATGCCGGATTGCCCAACGCTTTTGGACAATACGATCAGACACCGGAAGAAATGCAGGTTTTGATAAAAGAATATCTCGACGATAACCTGATCAATATTATTGGCGGCTGCTGTGGAACTACTCCGGAGCATATCCGCCTGATTGCCGAAGTGGCAAAAGAATACCAACCCAGAATTTTAGAATAG